From one Phocoena sinus isolate mPhoSin1 chromosome 6, mPhoSin1.pri, whole genome shotgun sequence genomic stretch:
- the EGFL7 gene encoding epidermal growth factor-like protein 7 isoform X6 has product MAEPGPGRHQTPAQERKGQPPPLRRAAATSVRGMRETASPAICQPPCQNGGSCVQPGRCHCPAGWQGDTCQTDVDECRAGGGGCPQRCVNTVGSYWCQCREGHSPSVDGALCLPGRGAPRVAANPATGVGSEVKEEMQRLQSRVDVLEQVLARRRCDSPTQAPALATKSPRTPAPPCPALGPALPPLPPGGPPLPRVGRGECGPSCANPAPAQPALWPCEQSPARPLRLVGPRLRKVRGLPAQGLAPVLLTGQP; this is encoded by the exons ATGGCCGAGCCAGGCCCGGGGCGGCACCAG ACCCCGGCACAGGAGAGGAAAGGGCAGCCCCCACCGCTCAGAAGAGCAGCTGCCACCAGTGTCCGGGGCATGAGGGAGACTGCTTCTCCAG caATATGCCAGCCACCATGCCAGAATGGAGGGAGCTGTGTCCAGCCCGGCCGCTGTCACTGCCCTGCAGGATGGCAGGGCGACACCTGCCAGACAG ACGTGGATGAGTGCAGGGCTGGAGGGGGCGGCTGTCCCCAGCGCTGTGTCAATACGGTGGGCAGTTACTGGTGTCAGTGCCGGGAGGGGCACAGCCCATCTGTGGACGGGGCACTCTGCCTGCCCGGGAGAGGGGCCCCCAGGGTGGCCGCGAACCCCGCGACAG GAGTGGGCAGTGAGGTGAAGGAGGAAATGCAGAGGCTTCAGTCAAGGGTGGACGTGCTGGAGCAG GTTCTTGCAAGAAGGAGGTGTGACAGTCCGACCCAGGCCCCCGCTCTGGCCACCAAGAGTCCGAGGACaccagccccaccctgccctgccctgggccctgccctgccACCTCTCCCACCAGGAGGGCCCCCCCTGCCCCgcgtggggaggggggagtgcgGGCCCTCCTGTGCGaatccagccccagcccagccagcaCTCTGGCCTTGTGAGCAGAGCCCGGCCAGACCCCTGCGCCTGGTGGGCCCACGGCTGAGGAAGGTACGAGGGCttcctgcccagggcctggcccctgTGCTGCTCACCGGGCAGCCCTGA
- the EGFL7 gene encoding epidermal growth factor-like protein 7 isoform X7 — protein sequence MRETASPAICQPPCQNGGSCVQPGRCHCPAGWQGDTCQTDVDECRAGGGGCPQRCVNTVGSYWCQCREGHSPSVDGALCLPGRGAPRVAANPATGVGSEVKEEMQRLQSRVDVLEQVLARRRCDSPTQAPALATKSPRTPAPPCPALGPALPPLPPGGPPLPRVGRGECGPSCANPAPAQPALWPCEQSPARPLRLVGPRLRKVRGLPAQGLAPVLLTGQP from the exons ATGAGGGAGACTGCTTCTCCAG caATATGCCAGCCACCATGCCAGAATGGAGGGAGCTGTGTCCAGCCCGGCCGCTGTCACTGCCCTGCAGGATGGCAGGGCGACACCTGCCAGACAG ACGTGGATGAGTGCAGGGCTGGAGGGGGCGGCTGTCCCCAGCGCTGTGTCAATACGGTGGGCAGTTACTGGTGTCAGTGCCGGGAGGGGCACAGCCCATCTGTGGACGGGGCACTCTGCCTGCCCGGGAGAGGGGCCCCCAGGGTGGCCGCGAACCCCGCGACAG GAGTGGGCAGTGAGGTGAAGGAGGAAATGCAGAGGCTTCAGTCAAGGGTGGACGTGCTGGAGCAG GTTCTTGCAAGAAGGAGGTGTGACAGTCCGACCCAGGCCCCCGCTCTGGCCACCAAGAGTCCGAGGACaccagccccaccctgccctgccctgggccctgccctgccACCTCTCCCACCAGGAGGGCCCCCCCTGCCCCgcgtggggaggggggagtgcgGGCCCTCCTGTGCGaatccagccccagcccagccagcaCTCTGGCCTTGTGAGCAGAGCCCGGCCAGACCCCTGCGCCTGGTGGGCCCACGGCTGAGGAAGGTACGAGGGCttcctgcccagggcctggcccctgTGCTGCTCACCGGGCAGCCCTGA
- the EGFL7 gene encoding epidermal growth factor-like protein 7 isoform X5 — MWGSQELLLLWSLVLAAGGTEHVYRPGRRVCVIGAPRGPVSESFVQRVYQPFLTTCDGHRACSTYRTLYRTAYRRSPGPAPARPRYACCPGWKRTSGLPGSCGAAICQPPCQNGGSCVQPGRCHCPAGWQGDTCQTGVGSEVKEEMQRLQSRVDVLEQVLARRRCDSPTQAPALATKSPRTPAPPCPALGPALPPLPPGGPPLPRVGRGECGPSCANPAPAQPALWPCEQSPARPLRLVGPRLRKVRGLPAQGLAPVLLTGQP; from the exons ATGTGGGGCTCCCAGGAGCTGCTTCTGCTCTGGTCCCTGGTGCTGGCGGCGGGTGGCACCGAGCATGTCTACCGGCCTGG CCGCAGGGTGTGTGTCATCGGGGCTCCCAGGGGCCCCGTGTCCGAGTCCTTTGTGCAGCGTGTGTACCAGCCCTTCCTCACCACCTGCGATGGGCACCGAGCCTGCAGCACCTACCG GACCCTCTACAGGACTGCCTACCGCCGCAGCCCTGGGCCGGCCCCCGCCCGGCCTCGCTATGCCTGCTGCCCCGGCTGGAAGAGGACCAGCGGGCTGCCCGGGTCCTGTGGAGCAG caATATGCCAGCCACCATGCCAGAATGGAGGGAGCTGTGTCCAGCCCGGCCGCTGTCACTGCCCTGCAGGATGGCAGGGCGACACCTGCCAGACAG GAGTGGGCAGTGAGGTGAAGGAGGAAATGCAGAGGCTTCAGTCAAGGGTGGACGTGCTGGAGCAG GTTCTTGCAAGAAGGAGGTGTGACAGTCCGACCCAGGCCCCCGCTCTGGCCACCAAGAGTCCGAGGACaccagccccaccctgccctgccctgggccctgccctgccACCTCTCCCACCAGGAGGGCCCCCCCTGCCCCgcgtggggaggggggagtgcgGGCCCTCCTGTGCGaatccagccccagcccagccagcaCTCTGGCCTTGTGAGCAGAGCCCGGCCAGACCCCTGCGCCTGGTGGGCCCACGGCTGAGGAAGGTACGAGGGCttcctgcccagggcctggcccctgTGCTGCTCACCGGGCAGCCCTGA
- the EGFL7 gene encoding epidermal growth factor-like protein 7 isoform X1: MWGSQELLLLWSLVLAAGGTEHVYRPGRRVCVIGAPRGPVSESFVQRVYQPFLTTCDGHRACSTYRTLYRTAYRRSPGPAPARPRYACCPGWKRTSGLPGSCGAAICQPPCQNGGSCVQPGRCHCPAGWQGDTCQTDVDECRAGGGGCPQRCVNTVGSYWCQCREGHSPSVDGALCLPGRGAPRVAANPATGVGSEVKEEMQRLQSRVDVLEQVLARRRCDSPTQAPALATKSPRTPAPPCPALGPALPPLPPGGPPLPRVGRGECGPSCANPAPAQPALWPCEQSPARPLRLVGPRLRKVRGLPAQGLAPVLLTGQP, translated from the exons ATGTGGGGCTCCCAGGAGCTGCTTCTGCTCTGGTCCCTGGTGCTGGCGGCGGGTGGCACCGAGCATGTCTACCGGCCTGG CCGCAGGGTGTGTGTCATCGGGGCTCCCAGGGGCCCCGTGTCCGAGTCCTTTGTGCAGCGTGTGTACCAGCCCTTCCTCACCACCTGCGATGGGCACCGAGCCTGCAGCACCTACCG GACCCTCTACAGGACTGCCTACCGCCGCAGCCCTGGGCCGGCCCCCGCCCGGCCTCGCTATGCCTGCTGCCCCGGCTGGAAGAGGACCAGCGGGCTGCCCGGGTCCTGTGGAGCAG caATATGCCAGCCACCATGCCAGAATGGAGGGAGCTGTGTCCAGCCCGGCCGCTGTCACTGCCCTGCAGGATGGCAGGGCGACACCTGCCAGACAG ACGTGGATGAGTGCAGGGCTGGAGGGGGCGGCTGTCCCCAGCGCTGTGTCAATACGGTGGGCAGTTACTGGTGTCAGTGCCGGGAGGGGCACAGCCCATCTGTGGACGGGGCACTCTGCCTGCCCGGGAGAGGGGCCCCCAGGGTGGCCGCGAACCCCGCGACAG GAGTGGGCAGTGAGGTGAAGGAGGAAATGCAGAGGCTTCAGTCAAGGGTGGACGTGCTGGAGCAG GTTCTTGCAAGAAGGAGGTGTGACAGTCCGACCCAGGCCCCCGCTCTGGCCACCAAGAGTCCGAGGACaccagccccaccctgccctgccctgggccctgccctgccACCTCTCCCACCAGGAGGGCCCCCCCTGCCCCgcgtggggaggggggagtgcgGGCCCTCCTGTGCGaatccagccccagcccagccagcaCTCTGGCCTTGTGAGCAGAGCCCGGCCAGACCCCTGCGCCTGGTGGGCCCACGGCTGAGGAAGGTACGAGGGCttcctgcccagggcctggcccctgTGCTGCTCACCGGGCAGCCCTGA
- the EGFL7 gene encoding epidermal growth factor-like protein 7 isoform X4, with product MAKTEAPANRTGRRPRELPQGGRRGTPAQERKGQPPPLRRAAATSVRGMRETASPAICQPPCQNGGSCVQPGRCHCPAGWQGDTCQTDVDECRAGGGGCPQRCVNTVGSYWCQCREGHSPSVDGALCLPGRGAPRVAANPATGVGSEVKEEMQRLQSRVDVLEQVLARRRCDSPTQAPALATKSPRTPAPPCPALGPALPPLPPGGPPLPRVGRGECGPSCANPAPAQPALWPCEQSPARPLRLVGPRLRKVRGLPAQGLAPVLLTGQP from the exons ATGGCCAAGACGGAGGCTCCAGCCAACAGGACAGGCAGGCGGCCTCGGGAGTTGCCTCAAGGCGGCCGGCGAGGG ACCCCGGCACAGGAGAGGAAAGGGCAGCCCCCACCGCTCAGAAGAGCAGCTGCCACCAGTGTCCGGGGCATGAGGGAGACTGCTTCTCCAG caATATGCCAGCCACCATGCCAGAATGGAGGGAGCTGTGTCCAGCCCGGCCGCTGTCACTGCCCTGCAGGATGGCAGGGCGACACCTGCCAGACAG ACGTGGATGAGTGCAGGGCTGGAGGGGGCGGCTGTCCCCAGCGCTGTGTCAATACGGTGGGCAGTTACTGGTGTCAGTGCCGGGAGGGGCACAGCCCATCTGTGGACGGGGCACTCTGCCTGCCCGGGAGAGGGGCCCCCAGGGTGGCCGCGAACCCCGCGACAG GAGTGGGCAGTGAGGTGAAGGAGGAAATGCAGAGGCTTCAGTCAAGGGTGGACGTGCTGGAGCAG GTTCTTGCAAGAAGGAGGTGTGACAGTCCGACCCAGGCCCCCGCTCTGGCCACCAAGAGTCCGAGGACaccagccccaccctgccctgccctgggccctgccctgccACCTCTCCCACCAGGAGGGCCCCCCCTGCCCCgcgtggggaggggggagtgcgGGCCCTCCTGTGCGaatccagccccagcccagccagcaCTCTGGCCTTGTGAGCAGAGCCCGGCCAGACCCCTGCGCCTGGTGGGCCCACGGCTGAGGAAGGTACGAGGGCttcctgcccagggcctggcccctgTGCTGCTCACCGGGCAGCCCTGA
- the EGFL7 gene encoding epidermal growth factor-like protein 7 isoform X2: MWGSQELLLLWSLVLAAGGTEHVYRPGTLYRTAYRRSPGPAPARPRYACCPGWKRTSGLPGSCGAAICQPPCQNGGSCVQPGRCHCPAGWQGDTCQTDVDECRAGGGGCPQRCVNTVGSYWCQCREGHSPSVDGALCLPGRGAPRVAANPATGVGSEVKEEMQRLQSRVDVLEQVLARRRCDSPTQAPALATKSPRTPAPPCPALGPALPPLPPGGPPLPRVGRGECGPSCANPAPAQPALWPCEQSPARPLRLVGPRLRKVRGLPAQGLAPVLLTGQP; this comes from the exons ATGTGGGGCTCCCAGGAGCTGCTTCTGCTCTGGTCCCTGGTGCTGGCGGCGGGTGGCACCGAGCATGTCTACCGGCCTGG GACCCTCTACAGGACTGCCTACCGCCGCAGCCCTGGGCCGGCCCCCGCCCGGCCTCGCTATGCCTGCTGCCCCGGCTGGAAGAGGACCAGCGGGCTGCCCGGGTCCTGTGGAGCAG caATATGCCAGCCACCATGCCAGAATGGAGGGAGCTGTGTCCAGCCCGGCCGCTGTCACTGCCCTGCAGGATGGCAGGGCGACACCTGCCAGACAG ACGTGGATGAGTGCAGGGCTGGAGGGGGCGGCTGTCCCCAGCGCTGTGTCAATACGGTGGGCAGTTACTGGTGTCAGTGCCGGGAGGGGCACAGCCCATCTGTGGACGGGGCACTCTGCCTGCCCGGGAGAGGGGCCCCCAGGGTGGCCGCGAACCCCGCGACAG GAGTGGGCAGTGAGGTGAAGGAGGAAATGCAGAGGCTTCAGTCAAGGGTGGACGTGCTGGAGCAG GTTCTTGCAAGAAGGAGGTGTGACAGTCCGACCCAGGCCCCCGCTCTGGCCACCAAGAGTCCGAGGACaccagccccaccctgccctgccctgggccctgccctgccACCTCTCCCACCAGGAGGGCCCCCCCTGCCCCgcgtggggaggggggagtgcgGGCCCTCCTGTGCGaatccagccccagcccagccagcaCTCTGGCCTTGTGAGCAGAGCCCGGCCAGACCCCTGCGCCTGGTGGGCCCACGGCTGAGGAAGGTACGAGGGCttcctgcccagggcctggcccctgTGCTGCTCACCGGGCAGCCCTGA
- the EGFL7 gene encoding epidermal growth factor-like protein 7 isoform X3: MWGSQELLLLWSLVLAAGGTEHVYRPGRRVCVIGAPRGPVSESFVQRVYQPFLTTCDGHRACSTYRTLYRTAYRRSPGPAPARPRYACCPGWKRTSGLPGSCGAAICQPPCQNGGSCVQPGRCHCPAGWQGDTCQTDVDECRAGGGGCPQRCVNTVGSYWCQCREGHSPSVDGALCLPGRGAPRVAANPATGVGSEVKEEMQRLQSRVDVLEQKLQLVLTPLHNLASRALEHGLPDPGSLLAHSLRQLDRIDSLSEQISFLEEQLGSCSCKKEV; encoded by the exons ATGTGGGGCTCCCAGGAGCTGCTTCTGCTCTGGTCCCTGGTGCTGGCGGCGGGTGGCACCGAGCATGTCTACCGGCCTGG CCGCAGGGTGTGTGTCATCGGGGCTCCCAGGGGCCCCGTGTCCGAGTCCTTTGTGCAGCGTGTGTACCAGCCCTTCCTCACCACCTGCGATGGGCACCGAGCCTGCAGCACCTACCG GACCCTCTACAGGACTGCCTACCGCCGCAGCCCTGGGCCGGCCCCCGCCCGGCCTCGCTATGCCTGCTGCCCCGGCTGGAAGAGGACCAGCGGGCTGCCCGGGTCCTGTGGAGCAG caATATGCCAGCCACCATGCCAGAATGGAGGGAGCTGTGTCCAGCCCGGCCGCTGTCACTGCCCTGCAGGATGGCAGGGCGACACCTGCCAGACAG ACGTGGATGAGTGCAGGGCTGGAGGGGGCGGCTGTCCCCAGCGCTGTGTCAATACGGTGGGCAGTTACTGGTGTCAGTGCCGGGAGGGGCACAGCCCATCTGTGGACGGGGCACTCTGCCTGCCCGGGAGAGGGGCCCCCAGGGTGGCCGCGAACCCCGCGACAG GAGTGGGCAGTGAGGTGAAGGAGGAAATGCAGAGGCTTCAGTCAAGGGTGGACGTGCTGGAGCAG AAGCTGCAGCTCGTACTGACCCCGCTTCACAACCTGGCCTCGCGGGCCCTGGAGCACGGGCTCCCGGACCCGGGCAGCCTCCTGGCCCACTCCCTGCGGCAGCTGGACCGCATTGACTCTCTAAGCGAGCAGATCTCCTTCCTGGAGGAGCAGCTGGGTTCCT GTTCTTGCAAGAAGGAGGTGTGA